A window of the Tursiops truncatus isolate mTurTru1 chromosome 14, mTurTru1.mat.Y, whole genome shotgun sequence genome harbors these coding sequences:
- the LOC117307855 gene encoding large ribosomal subunit protein eL42-like produces the protein MVNVPKTRRTFCKKCGKHQPHKVTQYKKGKDSLYAQGKRRYDRKKSGYGGRTKPIFRKKAKTTKKIVLRLECVEPNCRFKKMLAIKRCKHFELGGDKKRKGQVIQF, from the coding sequence ATGGTGAACGTTCCTAAAACCCGCCGGACTTTCTGTAAGAAGTGTGGCAAGCACCAACCCCACAAAGTGACACAGTACAAGAAGGGAAAGGATTCTCTGTATGCCCAGGGAAAGCGGCGTTATGACAGAAAGAAGAGTGGCTATGGTGGGCGGACTAAGCCGATTTTCCGGAAAAAGGctaaaactacaaagaagatTGTGCTGAGGCTTGAATGTGTTGAACCTAACTGCAGATTTAAGAAAATGCTGGCAATTAAGAGATGCAAGCATTTTGAGCTGGGAGGAGATAAGAAGAGAAAGGGCCAAGTGATCCAGTTCTGA